A single Lactuca sativa cultivar Salinas chromosome 8, Lsat_Salinas_v11, whole genome shotgun sequence DNA region contains:
- the LOC111889250 gene encoding beta-glucuronosyltransferase GlcAT14C: MTTKRSHVRFRFTSHQRFNNYLAPFFLFLTALSLILFLALRSSPHSISKTLSNSDAISNSISDTANNLPEVPRFAYFITGTRGDGVRLHRLLRAVYHPRNYYLLHLDLEASDAERVDLAKNFKEVNNVMVVGKANLVTSKGPTMIACMLHAIALLLKQGKDWNWFINLSASDYPLMPQDDILHIFSYLPRDLNFLEHTTNIGWKEFQRARPIIIDPGLYHSKKSGVFWAKEKRSMPSSFKLFMGSSWVVLTRPFLEFCVWGWDNLPRTLLMYYTNFLSSPEGYFHTVICNHKDYQNTTVNHDMHYIKWDNPPKQYPVNLTIQHFSDMVESGAPFGHSFAQNDPVLDKIDHELLGRSVDQLGRSVIYLKADAIKPSMSSKRLEKLVSHLLSTENFRPKQCK, encoded by the exons CCTTTCTTCCTCTTTTTAACCGCACTCTCTCTCATCCTTTTTCTCGCTCTAAGATCATCCCCACATTCAATTTCCAAAACCCTTTCAAACTCCGACGCCATTTCCAATTCAATCTCCGACACAGCCAATAACTTGCCTGAGGTTCCTCGGTTTGCTTACTTCATCACCGGTACAAGAGGCGATGGTGTTCGTCTGCACCGGTTGCTCCGGGCGGTGTATCATCCGCGAAATTATTACTTGTTGCATCTGGATCTGGAAGCTTCTGATGCAGAGAGAGTTGATCTCGCGAAGAATTTCAAGGAGGTAAACAATGTGATGGTGGTTGGAAAAGCTaatttggtgacttctaagggaCCTACCATGATTGCTTGTATGTTGCACGCTATTGCTCTTTTGCTGAAGCAAGGAAAGGACTGGAACTGGTTTATCAATCTCAGTGCTTCAGATTATCCTCTTATGCCTCAGGATG ACATTCTCCACATTTTCTCCTATTTGCCAAGGGATTTGAACTTTCTCGAGCACACAACCAACATCGGCTGGAAAGA GTTTCAAAGGGCAAGGCCAATCATAATTGATCCCGGCTTATATCATTCAAAGAAATCTGGTGTTTTCTGGGCCAAAGAGAAACGATCCATGCCTTCTTCATTCAAGTTGTTCATGG GCTCTTCTTGGGTTGTTCTTACTAGACCCTTCCTTGAGTTTTGCGTTTGGGGATGGGATAATCTCCCTCGTACTCTTCTTATGTATTACACAAACTTCTTATCATCTCCTGAAGGATACTTTCACACAGTCATCTGTAACCATAAAGACTATCAGAACACGACTGTGAACCATGACATGCACTACATCAAATGGGATAATCCCCCAAAACAGTACCCTGTAAATCTCACAATCCAACACTTTTCTGACATGGTTGAAAGTGGAGCTCCCTTTGGGCATTCTTTTGCCCAAAATGACCCGGTTCTTGACAAAATTGACCATGAGCTTCTGGGAAGATCTGTTGACCAGTTGGGAAGATCGGTCATTTATTTAAAGGCAGATGCTATTAAACCATCTATGAGTTCAAAGAGACTTGAGAAACTTGTATCTCATCTTTTAAGTACTGAAAATTTCAGGCCTAAACAGTGTAAGTAA
- the LOC111889266 gene encoding uncharacterized protein LOC111889266, translating into MAVVRRTMTMNWDGLGDLDDDEDIFFDAQRLSSVSPQDLASSSSDEEFDDSRMSFSSAADYGDLAEIQTGEYDMWMAAPESITDRRRRLLEDMGLNSNKDLLAGLGSPITKASLRPMQSTKSKASSEKELSAKDDQRQDPFEGLYGTLLRSLSDGGIDTSFMDTQRRKDEMIGSIPKEHLTRTRTLATNHNPQAGQMESNFLIKNLDNGKEFEVKECHNEGNWNKLRDVQTGKHITMAEFEKNAGHSPKVKEIMQKVINDDKNASDERKLTPANSSIKKSFRKSKKKGAALFKNMKLGSMGSSKSQKEKDAKITSSPSINGNNPTLISETKSQSPSQWVKVRVHAKPYKEFTALHLSQEIKGHEGSIWAMKFTYDGHYLATAGEDKVINIWEVQDCDLMSIRSGDDLSSISGTPVHPMAMPSPDGRPPLPDAVPEKKKKGKKKKGIPDYVHVPETVFGLSETPFCTLEGHLEDILDLSWSRSQLLLSSSMDKTVRLWDIETKNCLKTFSHTDYVTCIQFNPADDDYFISGSLDSKVRIWNIPDRLVVDWIDLHEMVTSIGYSTDGKVSVVGSHKGICRFYNTSERKLEFKEQIELKTKKTKPQPKKITGFQFSAWNPCEVLVTSADSRVRILDGTKVVQKFKGFKNINSQFSAAFSPDGKYVISASEDSQVYIWRHEETRSKNKRAMIMKSYENFPCKEVSVTAPWPGTSRLAPPVVAMHSKKHSKKSTTTLPPSTATCSTPPPDESTGHSKRSSSLPPVPKRSSSSVESMEDTEQSSHGDSGVEPCESFSTATGSSGRLDEVTAPSPNTKSSGGHKTIQATAWGFVIVTGGLSGEIKVFQNVGLPFKVGRL; encoded by the exons ATGGCTGTCGTCAGGAGAACGATGACGATGAACTGGGATGGTTTAGGCGACCTCGACGACGATGAAGACATATTCTTCGACGCACAACGCCTCTCCTCCGTTTCCCCACAGGATCTCGCTTCATCGTCATCAGATGAAGAATTTGATGACAGTCGGATGTCTTTCTCCTCCGCCGCGGATTACGGCGACTTGGCGGAAATTCAAACCGGTGAATATGATATGTGGATGGCAGCGCCTGAATCGATCACCGACAGGAGACGGAGGCTTCTAGAAGATATGGGATTGAACAGCAACAAAGATCTGTTAGCTGGGTTGGGTAGCCCGATAACTAAAGCTTCGTTGAGACCAATGCAATCTACAAAAAGCAAGGCTTCATCGGAGAAAGAGTTGTCGGCGAAAGACGATCAGCGGCAGGATCCTTTTGAAGGCTTGTATGGAACTCTGTTGCGTTCGTTGTCGGATGGAGGTATAGATACATCTTTCATGGATACGCAACGCCGGAAAGATGAAATGATTGGTTCGATTCCGAAAGAACATCTTACTCGAACTCGAACGTTAGCCACAAATCACAACCCACAAGCAGGACAGATGGAATCCAATTTCTTGATCAAGAATTTGGATAATGGAAAGGAATTCGAGGTTAAAGAGTGTCACAATGAAGGGAATTGGAATAAACTAAGAGATGTTCAAACGGGGAAGCATATCACAATGGCAGAATTCGAGAAGAACGCAGGGCACTCGCCGAAAGTGAAGGAAATAATGCAGAAGGTGATCAACGACGACAAAAATGCTTCTGATGAACGGAAATTAACGCCGGCTAActcctcaatcaaaaagagcttCAGGAAAAGCAAGAAAAAAGGTGCTGCCTTGTTTAAAAACATGAAATTAGGATCAATGGGCAGTTCGAAGTCGCAAAAAGAGAAGGATGCTAAAATCACTAGTTCTCCTTCAATCAATGGTAATAATCCGACATTGATAAGCGAAACCAAATCACAATCACCTTCGCAGTGGGTAAAAGTTCGAGTTCATGCGAAACCATATAAGGAATTCACAGCATTGCATCTGAGTCAAGAGATTAAGGGTCATGAAGGATCGATTTGGGCAATGAAATTTACATACGATGGTCATTATCTAGCGACTGCCGGTGAGGATAAAGTGATCAATATCTGGGAAGTGCAAGACTGCGATCTCATGTCAATTCGGAGTGGAGATGATCTGAGTTCCATCAGTGGCACACCGGTCCACCCAATGGCAATGCCTAGTCCTGATGGAAGGCCACCGTTGCCGGATGCTGTGCCGGAGAAGAAGAAAAAAGGGAAGAAAAAGAAAGGAATCCCTGACTATGTCCACGTACCTGAAACTGTTTTTGGCTTATCAGAAACACCATTCTGCACTTTGGAAGGTCATCTGGAAGATATCCTCGATCTATCATGGTCAAGATCTCAG CTCCTCCTTTCATCTTCAATGGACAAGACAGTAAGGCTATGGGATATCGAAACTAAAAACTGTTTAAAGACATTTTCTCACACCGATTACG TGACTTGTATACAGTTCAATCCGGCAGACGACGACTACTTCATAAGTGGTTCACTAGACTCTAAAGTACGAATCTGGAACATTCCAGATCGGCTTGTAGTCGACTGGATCGATCTTCATGAAATGGTAACATCCATTGGATATTCCACTGATGGCAAGGTTTCGGTTGTTGGTTCCCACAAAGGGATCTGTCGATTTTACAATACATCTG AAAGAAAACTTGAGTTTAAAGAGCAAATCGAGTTGAAAACAAAGAAGACGAAGCCACAGCCTAAAAAGATAACCGGTTTTCAG TTTTCTGCATGGAATCCATGTGAGGTACTTGTCACATCTGCGGATTCGAGGGTTAGGATTTTAGATGGAACAAAAGTTGTCCAAAAATTCAAAG GTTTTAAGAACATTAACAGCCAGTTTTCGGCTGCTTTCAGTCCTGATGGAAAATACGTAATCAGCGCTAGTGAAGATTCACAAGTATACATATGGAGGCACGAAGAAACTCGATCAAAAAACAAACGCGCGATGATCATGAAATCCTACGAAAACTTCCCATGTAAAGAAGTTTCCGTTACAGCACCATGGCCGGGAACCAGCAGACTCGCACCACCAGTCGTTGCTATGCACTCTAAAAAACACTCAAAAAAGTCAACCACCACACTGCCGCCATCTACCGCCACCTGTTCTACTCCTCCACCAGATGAAAGTACTGGGCATAGTAAGAGATCGTCGTCTCTGCCACCTGTCCCGAAAAGGAGTAGTTCCTCGGTGGAGAGCATGGAGGACACAGAGCAGAGTTCCCATGGTGACTCGGGTGTCGAGCCATGTGAGTCATTCAGCACGGCGACTGGTTCATCAGGTAGGTTGGATGAAGTCACAGCTCCTTCACCAAACACTAAATCTTCGGGTGGCCACAAGACCATTCAAGCAACAGCTTGGGGGTTCGTGATCGTGACTGGAGGGTTGAGTGGTGAGATCAAGGTGTTTCAAAATGTGGGTCTGCCATTTAAGGTTGGGCGCTTGTGA